One genomic window of Methanosarcina acetivorans C2A includes the following:
- a CDS encoding RPA family protein encodes MLKREVAKRVFAKEFEACRELEKSARQASELADSKSPNLLISPLGLILNRVFVVGVLTELDSIGTQNEMWKARIVDPTGAFTVYAGQYQPDASIFFSMVRVPIFIALTGKARIYEPEPGSVFISIRAEEANVVDEEIRNRWVVDTAEQSVDRLEAFSEALEVGYRGEALREYLLERGVSEEFAEGISIALERERFPREFARQLRASIREGLKALDFEAEGTAEAADQKEFVLELLREMGGNKGVDYAAFVDSAVAKGVPEEVVEEVVRSLLAGGQCYEPRIGIIRLVG; translated from the coding sequence TTGCTTAAGAGGGAAGTTGCAAAAAGGGTTTTTGCAAAGGAATTCGAAGCCTGCAGGGAGCTTGAGAAGTCCGCAAGGCAGGCGTCCGAACTCGCGGATTCGAAGTCCCCCAACCTGCTTATCAGCCCTCTGGGGCTTATTCTCAACCGGGTCTTTGTTGTCGGGGTGCTTACCGAACTCGACAGCATAGGCACGCAAAATGAAATGTGGAAAGCCAGGATTGTTGATCCTACAGGCGCTTTTACGGTATACGCAGGGCAATACCAGCCCGATGCATCCATTTTCTTTTCAATGGTCCGGGTCCCTATTTTCATAGCCCTTACCGGAAAAGCCAGAATTTACGAGCCCGAACCAGGTTCGGTTTTTATTTCTATCCGGGCAGAAGAGGCAAATGTTGTGGATGAAGAGATCCGCAATAGATGGGTTGTGGATACCGCAGAACAGAGCGTTGACAGGCTGGAGGCTTTTTCGGAAGCTCTTGAAGTCGGATACCGTGGAGAGGCCCTCAGGGAATACCTGCTTGAGAGGGGAGTTTCCGAAGAGTTTGCGGAGGGGATTTCTATTGCCCTTGAAAGGGAACGCTTCCCCCGGGAGTTTGCAAGACAGCTCAGGGCTTCTATCAGGGAAGGGCTTAAAGCTCTTGATTTTGAAGCCGAAGGCACTGCAGAAGCTGCCGACCAGAAGGAGTTCGTCCTTGAACTGCTCAGGGAAATGGGCGGAAACAAGGGAGTTGATTACGCTGCTTTTGTAGATAGTGCGGTCGCAAAAGGTGTCCCTGAAGAGGTAGTAGAGGAAGTTGTCCGCTCTCTTCTTGCGGGAGGGCAGTGTTACGAGCCCAGGATCGGGATCATAAGGCTTGTGGGTTGA
- the serA gene encoding phosphoglycerate dehydrogenase, with the protein MKVLVSDSLSNEGLEILKEHFTVDVNTGLSEDELVEKIGEYDALVIRSGTQVTQRVIEAADNLKIVGRAGVGVDNVDVDAATKKGIIVANAPEGNMISAAEHTIGMMMAMSRNIPQANASLKGREWKRNKFMGVEVKGKTLGIIGLGRIGSEVAKRASGLEMNLMGYDPFISEKRAMELGVKLATVNEISKEADYITVHTPLIKETRNILDDEQFDLMKSGVRILNCARGGIINEAALVRALESGKVGGAALDVFVEEPPFGSPLLNFDNVIVTPHLGASTQEAQVNVAIDIAKEVVSVLTGGLAKNAINIPSVKPEAMAVLAPYIRLAELMGKIAGQLVDSNYEKVEIGYNGEISGKDTRPLTVSALKGLLEMALGAGVNYVNAPALAKSRQIAVVESKSESAEEYSSTVSIKLSSGETAKLVAGTVVGDEPKIVSIDEDRVDIFPAGRMIFAKHINKPNVIGPCCMVLGKNNINISGMQVGRSEVGGVTMMVLNVDTDVSDAILDEVRQVPGILNAKLVTL; encoded by the coding sequence ATGAAAGTATTAGTCAGCGACTCACTCTCCAATGAAGGTTTGGAGATCCTAAAAGAGCACTTTACTGTTGACGTTAACACCGGTCTCTCCGAAGATGAGCTGGTGGAAAAGATCGGGGAATACGATGCCCTCGTAATACGCAGCGGCACCCAGGTTACTCAGAGAGTAATCGAGGCTGCTGACAACCTGAAGATTGTCGGAAGAGCGGGAGTCGGAGTCGACAATGTCGATGTGGACGCAGCCACAAAGAAAGGAATTATCGTGGCCAACGCTCCCGAAGGAAACATGATTTCGGCAGCAGAACACACAATTGGCATGATGATGGCGATGTCCAGGAATATCCCTCAGGCCAATGCTTCCCTGAAAGGCAGGGAATGGAAGCGCAACAAGTTCATGGGCGTTGAGGTCAAGGGTAAGACTCTGGGAATTATAGGGCTCGGAAGAATCGGGTCTGAAGTTGCAAAGCGGGCTTCAGGGCTTGAGATGAACCTCATGGGATACGACCCCTTCATCTCCGAGAAGCGGGCTATGGAACTCGGAGTCAAGCTGGCTACGGTTAATGAGATCTCAAAAGAGGCTGACTACATCACTGTGCACACTCCCCTTATCAAGGAGACCCGAAACATCCTCGATGACGAGCAGTTTGACCTCATGAAGTCAGGAGTCAGGATACTCAACTGCGCACGCGGCGGTATTATCAATGAAGCAGCTCTGGTAAGAGCCCTCGAAAGCGGGAAGGTAGGCGGGGCAGCCCTGGACGTATTTGTCGAAGAGCCTCCTTTTGGCAGCCCTCTTCTCAACTTTGACAATGTTATCGTAACTCCTCACCTCGGAGCCTCCACCCAGGAAGCTCAGGTTAATGTTGCAATCGATATCGCCAAAGAAGTTGTTTCCGTCCTTACCGGCGGGCTTGCAAAGAATGCAATCAATATTCCGTCCGTAAAGCCCGAAGCTATGGCAGTCCTTGCCCCGTATATCAGGCTTGCAGAACTCATGGGCAAGATTGCAGGGCAGCTCGTGGACAGCAACTACGAAAAAGTAGAAATCGGGTATAATGGGGAAATCTCAGGAAAAGATACCAGGCCCCTTACGGTTTCCGCCCTCAAAGGCCTGCTTGAGATGGCTCTCGGAGCCGGGGTAAACTATGTCAATGCCCCTGCCCTTGCGAAGTCCAGACAGATCGCAGTTGTGGAAAGCAAGTCCGAATCCGCAGAAGAGTATTCTTCCACTGTCAGCATCAAACTCTCCAGCGGAGAAACCGCAAAGCTGGTTGCAGGAACCGTTGTTGGAGATGAGCCCAAGATTGTTTCCATCGATGAGGACAGGGTAGACATTTTCCCTGCAGGCCGCATGATCTTTGCCAAGCACATTAACAAGCCGAACGTTATCGGACCCTGCTGCATGGTGCTCGGGAAAAACAACATCAACATTTCAGGTATGCAGGTCGGCAGGTCAGAAGTCGGTGGCGTGACCATGATGGTCCTTAATGTGGACACCGATGTCTCCGATGCGATCCTTGATGAGGTCAGGCAGGTCCCAGGCATCCTCAATGCCAAGCTTGTGACCCTCTGA
- a CDS encoding Single-stranded DNA binding protein — MDEKIAPQLEELTRALGDLEKTGIRTEFDKLLAYRVPPELAKESILRKFGGKRKILKVKDLSASLKNIEITGRILDLGEKAIRPQEGVQESPSRLYTGVLADETGSVMFSSWKELPGSIGDVLNIRNAYTRLWQNRIRLSIGEQSLVSIVPNSSIPPLSELSESPAKKLIDIGAADFSVSTVACVLQLSHREVLVRGKQSKVISGVLADETSRLPFTAWVELPGIDIGSLIRVEGAQIRMFRGMPSINLVSSTRVSLVGPEEAEKLAFTFESAAKEPALLKIEEIASRDSMFDVATAGNVVSVRPGSGIITRCPECSRVVQKGNCRVHGKVEGIRDMRIKAVLDDGTGAMFVMFPRELAETIYGKTLEEAEQLMFSDISKDAVYEDLRRFLTGRYLAVRGNASQGEYGISFVAESSWVPEDDLAVRAVELLQRLGQDEEDSGFEGGINLA; from the coding sequence ATGGATGAGAAAATTGCGCCCCAACTTGAAGAGCTAACCAGGGCGCTTGGAGACCTTGAAAAAACCGGCATCCGGACAGAATTCGATAAACTTCTTGCTTATCGCGTCCCTCCGGAGCTTGCAAAGGAGAGTATCCTCCGAAAGTTTGGGGGAAAAAGAAAAATCCTGAAGGTAAAAGACCTTTCGGCTTCCCTGAAGAATATCGAAATAACCGGCAGGATCCTGGACCTCGGGGAAAAGGCAATCCGCCCTCAGGAAGGGGTTCAGGAAAGTCCTTCCAGGTTGTACACCGGGGTTCTTGCAGATGAAACGGGTTCGGTCATGTTTTCCTCCTGGAAGGAGCTTCCGGGTTCGATCGGAGATGTTCTCAATATCCGGAACGCCTATACCCGCCTCTGGCAGAACCGGATAAGGCTATCCATAGGGGAGCAGTCTCTGGTATCTATAGTTCCCAATTCTTCCATTCCGCCGCTTTCCGAACTTTCCGAAAGCCCCGCAAAAAAATTGATTGATATAGGCGCTGCGGATTTCTCCGTAAGTACCGTTGCCTGCGTACTTCAGCTTTCTCACAGGGAAGTCCTGGTCAGGGGAAAGCAGTCTAAGGTGATTTCCGGCGTGCTTGCAGATGAGACTTCCAGACTGCCTTTCACCGCCTGGGTCGAACTTCCGGGCATCGACATTGGAAGCTTAATCCGGGTCGAAGGAGCCCAGATCCGCATGTTCAGGGGAATGCCTTCGATCAACCTCGTCAGCAGTACCAGAGTCTCTTTGGTCGGGCCTGAAGAAGCCGAAAAACTTGCTTTCACTTTCGAGTCCGCAGCAAAAGAACCTGCCCTCCTGAAAATTGAAGAAATCGCCTCAAGAGACAGCATGTTTGACGTAGCTACTGCAGGCAACGTTGTTTCGGTCAGGCCGGGGTCGGGAATAATTACCCGCTGCCCCGAATGCAGCCGCGTGGTCCAGAAAGGAAACTGCAGGGTGCACGGCAAGGTGGAAGGCATAAGGGACATGCGGATCAAGGCCGTGCTGGACGACGGGACAGGGGCAATGTTCGTTATGTTTCCGAGGGAACTCGCTGAAACCATCTACGGAAAGACCCTTGAGGAAGCTGAACAGCTGATGTTTTCCGATATTTCCAAGGATGCGGTTTACGAAGACCTGAGAAGGTTCCTTACCGGGCGTTATCTTGCAGTGCGCGGGAATGCTTCACAGGGGGAGTATGGGATTTCTTTTGTTGCGGAAAGCTCCTGGGTGCCTGAAGATGACCTTGCTGTCAGGGCAGTTGAGCTGCTACAAAGGCTCGGGCAGGACGAAGAAGATTCCGGCTTCGAAGGAGGAATTAACCTTGCTTAA
- a CDS encoding DUF2240 family protein — MEELKRVVSAPFKKNLVASLPEKDFEFSLAFDLKWFSPKVASEVKSRALEAGLLSLKNGALFPGFEVESVRLPHAYKPPEGFLELKEKPGKPGNSSAGRQKEDISFEQILDFVSADTGLNRQRLVAEINSMQDRLSYLVDIRIVALIVAKKFGCDIDGVIGKVSKAVLGSSY, encoded by the coding sequence ATGGAAGAACTTAAACGTGTTGTTTCGGCTCCTTTTAAGAAAAATCTTGTAGCTTCCCTCCCGGAAAAAGACTTTGAGTTTTCCCTTGCCTTTGACCTGAAATGGTTTTCTCCAAAGGTTGCTTCTGAGGTGAAGAGCCGCGCCCTTGAAGCAGGTCTGCTTTCCCTTAAAAACGGTGCCCTTTTTCCCGGTTTTGAGGTTGAAAGTGTCCGGCTTCCTCATGCGTACAAGCCACCGGAGGGTTTTCTCGAACTCAAAGAGAAACCCGGAAAACCGGGAAACTCTTCTGCGGGACGTCAAAAGGAAGACATATCCTTTGAACAGATCCTTGACTTCGTTTCCGCGGACACGGGCCTGAACCGGCAACGGCTTGTTGCCGAAATCAATTCCATGCAGGACCGGCTTTCTTATCTTGTGGACATCCGGATAGTGGCCTTAATTGTTGCAAAGAAGTTCGGATGCGATATAGACGGGGTAATCGGGAAGGTTTCGAAGGCGGTTCTTGGCTCTTCTTATTAA